A single genomic interval of Salinarchaeum sp. IM2453 harbors:
- a CDS encoding coenzyme F420-0:L-glutamate ligase: MEISAVEGLPEFTPGDSIAEAVESEYHISNNDVVCISSTIVSKVEGRITNFDTYQPSNRAKSIANNLEADSRFVEAVLQESDELLLESPFLLTVTSFGHVGPNAGIDRSNVPNADLLLLPADPDNSAERIRDEFSTDPAVIITDTCGRPFRAGQRGVAIGYAGIPASRDWRGESDRDGRELSATVEAVVDELAAAANIVTGEGNGGTPVAVASGFQFGDHDSSDQLYRDKDSDLIRQALQTWNYEE, encoded by the coding sequence ATGGAGATATCCGCTGTTGAGGGTCTTCCAGAGTTCACACCCGGGGATTCCATTGCTGAGGCAGTCGAGTCAGAATATCATATATCAAACAATGATGTTGTCTGTATATCGAGCACAATCGTCTCGAAAGTCGAAGGCAGGATCACTAACTTTGATACATATCAGCCCAGCAATCGAGCAAAATCTATTGCCAACAATCTTGAGGCTGATTCCCGGTTTGTTGAAGCTGTCCTTCAAGAGAGTGATGAACTCCTGTTAGAATCTCCATTTTTGCTTACTGTTACATCATTTGGTCATGTAGGTCCAAACGCTGGCATTGACCGGTCTAATGTACCCAACGCTGACTTGCTTCTTTTACCTGCTGATCCAGATAATAGTGCTGAGCGAATTCGAGATGAATTTTCTACTGATCCAGCGGTGATTATCACCGATACATGTGGACGACCTTTCCGTGCTGGCCAGCGAGGAGTAGCAATCGGTTACGCAGGTATTCCGGCAAGTCGTGATTGGCGTGGTGAATCTGACCGTGATGGTCGGGAACTTTCGGCTACTGTTGAAGCAGTCGTTGATGAACTTGCTGCCGCAGCAAATATCGTAACCGGTGAAGGTAACGGCGGTACTCCCGTTGCTGTTGCCAGCGGCTTCCAGTTTGGAGATCACGATAGCAGTGATCAGTTATATCGTGACAAAGACTCTGACCTTATCCGACAGGCGCTACAAACATGGAACTATGAGGAATAA
- a CDS encoding class I SAM-dependent methyltransferase: MSIQQEFDQWASSGKDQGMEERHWHTAKHALSRMPVESTDTVLDLGTGSGYALRALRETQNIAAGYGIDGSPQMVSNARSYTTDNAVEFYVADFHSLPFSDNSVDHVWSMEAFYYATQPQKALSEIRRILRPGGTFYCAVNFFEESTHTHHWQEQVNVEMQLWNRQDYRDAFKEAGLYVAQQDTIPDLEVEIPEEDVFPTEEWDSREQMMDRYRVWGTLLTVGVAP; encoded by the coding sequence ATGAGTATTCAACAGGAGTTTGACCAGTGGGCTAGTTCTGGGAAAGACCAAGGCATGGAAGAGCGGCATTGGCATACAGCAAAGCATGCTCTCTCTAGAATGCCTGTCGAGTCTACTGACACTGTCTTAGATCTTGGAACCGGTTCTGGCTACGCTCTTCGTGCCCTTCGTGAAACACAGAATATCGCTGCTGGATACGGAATTGATGGCAGCCCACAGATGGTCTCCAATGCGCGCAGTTATACCACTGATAATGCCGTTGAATTTTACGTAGCTGATTTTCACTCTTTGCCGTTTTCAGACAACTCAGTTGATCATGTCTGGAGTATGGAGGCATTCTACTATGCTACTCAACCACAGAAAGCTCTTAGTGAAATTCGTCGCATCCTTCGTCCAGGAGGAACATTTTACTGTGCTGTGAATTTCTTTGAAGAATCAACACACACCCACCACTGGCAGGAGCAGGTTAACGTTGAGATGCAACTATGGAATCGGCAGGACTATCGAGATGCCTTCAAAGAGGCTGGTCTCTATGTTGCACAGCAAGATACCATTCCAGACTTAGAAGTTGAGATACCAGAAGAGGATGTGTTTCCAACCGAAGAATGGGACAGCCGGGAACAAATGATGGATCGATACCGGGTCTGGGGAACTTTACTTACTGTTGGTGTTGCTCCTTAA